In Thermococcus camini, a genomic segment contains:
- a CDS encoding 50S ribosomal protein L18e, producing MVKRTGPTDINLRRLIRYLRKKSNEEGVKIWKDIAWRLEGPRRQRAEVNVSRINRYTKDGDTVIVPGSVLGAGKLEHKVTVAAWKFSETAKKKIVEAGGEVLTIEELIERNPKGSGVIIME from the coding sequence ATGGTCAAGAGAACCGGACCCACTGACATCAACCTGAGGAGGCTCATCCGCTACCTCAGAAAGAAGTCTAACGAGGAAGGGGTTAAGATATGGAAGGACATTGCCTGGCGCCTTGAGGGGCCCAGGAGGCAGAGGGCTGAGGTGAACGTCAGCAGGATCAACCGCTATACCAAGGACGGTGACACCGTCATTGTTCCCGGAAGCGTCCTCGGTGCAGGAAAGCTTGAGCACAAGGTCACCGTTGCCGCCTGGAAGTTCAGCGAGACTGCCAAGAAGAAGATAGTCGAGGCCGGTGGAGAGGTCCTCACGATTGAGGAGCTCATCGAGAGAAATCCGAAGGGTAGTGGAGTAATCATAATGGAGTGA
- a CDS encoding 30S ribosomal protein S13, with translation MTDNFRHIVRVAGVDLNGNKQLRWALTGIRGIGINFATMVLRVAGIDPYMKTGYLTDEQVKKIEKVLEDPIAHGIPAWAVNRQKDYETGKDMHLITAKLVMAWREDVNRLRRIRAYRGIRHELGLPLRGQRTRSNFRHGSTLGVSRRKK, from the coding sequence ATGACGGACAACTTCAGACACATAGTCCGTGTAGCGGGAGTTGATTTGAACGGGAATAAGCAGCTGAGATGGGCCCTTACGGGCATCAGGGGTATAGGCATAAACTTCGCCACTATGGTGCTCAGGGTTGCAGGAATCGACCCGTACATGAAGACCGGTTACCTGACCGACGAGCAGGTCAAGAAGATTGAGAAGGTGCTCGAAGACCCGATCGCCCACGGTATACCCGCCTGGGCCGTTAACAGGCAGAAGGACTACGAGACCGGCAAGGACATGCACCTCATCACCGCCAAGCTCGTCATGGCCTGGCGTGAGGACGTCAACAGGCTCAGGAGAATACGCGCTTACCGCGGCATAAGGCACGAGCTCGGCCTCCCGCTCCGCGGCCAGAGGACCAGGTCGAACTTCAGGCACGGCAGCACCCTCGGTGTGAGCAGAAGGAAGAAGTGA
- a CDS encoding 30S ribosomal protein S11 produces MSEQTQQVNLKKKEKWGVAHIYSSYNNTIIHITDLTGAETVSRWSGGMVVKADRDEPSPYAAMIAARRAAEEAMEKGFTGVHIKVRAPGGSRSKSPGPGAQAAIRALSRAGLRIGRVEDATPIPHDGTRPKGGRRGRRV; encoded by the coding sequence ATGAGCGAGCAGACCCAGCAGGTTAACCTTAAGAAGAAGGAGAAGTGGGGAGTTGCCCACATCTACTCCTCCTACAACAACACCATCATCCACATCACCGACCTCACCGGGGCCGAGACCGTCAGCAGGTGGAGCGGTGGTATGGTCGTCAAGGCCGACAGGGACGAGCCCTCCCCGTACGCGGCCATGATAGCAGCTAGGAGGGCCGCTGAGGAGGCCATGGAGAAGGGCTTCACCGGAGTCCACATCAAGGTCCGCGCCCCCGGTGGAAGCAGGAGCAAGAGCCCGGGACCGGGTGCCCAGGCCGCCATCCGTGCCCTCTCCAGGGCCGGCCTCAGGATCGGAAGGGTTGAGGACGCCACCCCGATTCCGCACGACGGCACCAGGCCGAAGGGCGGAAGAAGGGGCAGGCGCGTCTGA
- a CDS encoding 30S ribosomal protein S4, whose amino-acid sequence MGDPKRQRKRYETPSHPWIKERLDRERVLMKKYALKNKKELWRHETQLKEFRRRARRLLAARGKQAEVERAQLLQRLNRLGLLPADAALDDVLSLTVEDVLDRRLQTLVYKKGLARTIGQARQLIVHGHIEINGQIIRSPGYLVLREEEDTITYSKTSPFAKESHPERMVIEQAKQGEAS is encoded by the coding sequence ATGGGAGACCCCAAGAGGCAGAGGAAGAGGTACGAGACTCCCTCTCACCCCTGGATTAAGGAGAGGCTCGACCGCGAGAGAGTCCTCATGAAGAAGTACGCCCTCAAGAACAAGAAGGAGCTCTGGAGGCACGAGACCCAGCTCAAGGAGTTCAGGCGTAGGGCCAGGCGCCTACTAGCTGCCCGCGGCAAGCAGGCCGAGGTTGAGAGGGCCCAGCTCCTCCAGAGGCTCAACAGGCTTGGCCTCCTTCCGGCCGATGCCGCTCTCGATGACGTTCTCTCCCTGACGGTTGAGGACGTCCTCGACAGGCGCCTTCAGACTCTCGTCTACAAGAAGGGCCTCGCCAGGACCATCGGACAGGCCAGGCAGCTCATAGTTCACGGCCACATCGAGATAAACGGTCAGATAATACGCTCTCCTGGCTACCTCGTCCTCAGGGAAGAGGAAGACACCATAACCTACTCGAAGACCTCTCCTTTCGCTAAGGAGAGCCACCCCGAGAGGATGGTTATTGAACAGGCTAAGCAGGGTGAGGCCTCATGA
- a CDS encoding DNA-directed RNA polymerase subunit D: MEPKFQILEKREDSIKFIVEGVDVPFANALRRTILADVPTFAVDEVEFFENDSALFDEIIAHRVGMIPLTTPHERFSLDSLELDEYTVTLSLEAEGPGMVYSGDLKSSDEGVKPANPNIPIVKLAEGQRLTFNAYAKLGRGKDHAKWQPGFVYYKYLTRIHVSKEVPDWKELKELAERRGLPAEETDEELVITTIKAFYLPRKFDAYVGEKIREEAVPNAFVFTVETNGELPVEEIVTIALKILMRKSDRFISELHKLASD, from the coding sequence ATGGAGCCAAAGTTTCAGATTCTTGAGAAAAGGGAGGACTCGATTAAGTTCATCGTCGAGGGAGTTGATGTACCCTTCGCCAACGCCCTGAGGAGGACCATCCTCGCGGACGTCCCGACCTTTGCGGTGGATGAGGTTGAGTTCTTCGAGAACGATTCCGCCCTCTTCGACGAGATAATCGCCCACAGGGTGGGTATGATACCTCTCACCACTCCCCACGAGAGGTTTTCCCTCGATTCACTGGAGCTTGACGAGTACACGGTTACGCTCTCCCTCGAGGCAGAGGGTCCTGGAATGGTTTACTCCGGTGACCTTAAGAGCAGCGATGAGGGTGTGAAGCCCGCCAACCCCAACATCCCAATAGTCAAGCTTGCCGAGGGCCAGAGACTTACGTTTAACGCCTACGCAAAACTCGGTCGCGGAAAGGACCACGCCAAGTGGCAGCCCGGCTTTGTCTACTACAAGTACCTTACCAGGATTCACGTGAGCAAGGAAGTTCCCGACTGGAAGGAGCTCAAGGAGCTCGCCGAGAGGCGCGGTCTTCCGGCGGAGGAGACCGATGAGGAGCTTGTTATAACCACGATCAAGGCGTTCTACCTTCCGCGGAAGTTTGACGCCTACGTAGGGGAGAAGATCAGAGAAGAGGCCGTACCCAACGCCTTTGTCTTCACCGTCGAGACCAATGGGGAACTTCCGGTTGAGGAAATCGTGACCATAGCCCTCAAAATCCTCATGAGGAAGAGCGATAGATTTATAAGCGAACTCCATAAATTAGCGTCCGACTGA
- the rplM gene encoding 50S ribosomal protein L13 yields the protein MRIINAEGLILGRLASKVAKMLLEGEEIVIVNAEKAIITGNREDIFAKYKQRTELRTRTNPRKGPFYPKRSDEIVRRTVRGMLPWKTDRGRKAFKRLKVYVGVPKEFEGRELETISETHSSRIATPKYVTVGEVAKFLGGKF from the coding sequence ATGAGGATAATTAACGCTGAAGGACTCATACTCGGAAGGCTCGCCTCGAAGGTCGCCAAGATGCTCCTTGAGGGCGAGGAAATTGTCATAGTCAACGCTGAGAAGGCCATCATCACCGGAAACCGCGAGGACATCTTCGCCAAGTACAAGCAGAGAACCGAGCTGAGAACTAGAACCAACCCGAGGAAGGGTCCGTTCTACCCGAAGAGGAGCGATGAGATAGTCAGAAGAACCGTCAGGGGAATGCTCCCCTGGAAGACCGACCGCGGAAGGAAGGCCTTCAAGAGGCTCAAGGTTTACGTCGGCGTTCCGAAGGAGTTCGAGGGCAGGGAGCTTGAGACCATAAGCGAGACCCACAGCTCGAGGATCGCAACCCCGAAGTACGTTACCGTTGGCGAGGTTGCCAAGTTCCTCGGTGGAAAGTTCTGA